A genomic stretch from Artemia franciscana unplaced genomic scaffold, ASM3288406v1 PGA_scaffold_151, whole genome shotgun sequence includes:
- the LOC136041327 gene encoding zinc finger protein 583-like — protein MLITSTNIHSKHYTFSDMALSFGNFDLDPDSQLMTGVTDFTYQEDLQLDCEKQIPLKHRLARHMRTQNGKKYYECEECKKKLSSKFNLAVHMRIHSGEKPFECETCKIKFSRKSILASHMRTHTGEKPYECETCKSKFSRKSHVAVHMRIHSGEKPYECEKCKKKFSTKSYLASHMRTHTDEKPYECDVCKKKLSSKSVLTGHMRTHTGEKPYECETCKSKFSRKSHLAVHMRIHSGEKLYECETCKKKFSTKSILASHMRTHTGEKPYECDICKKKLSSQFALTDHRRTHTGEKPYGCEICKMEFSIKSSLPKHMKTHNGEKPYECEACKKKFSTKSHLAVHMRFHSGEKPYECATCKKEFSSKSYLALHMRIHSGEKPYECETCKKKFSSKSYLARHMRTHDPMDVKQTLWM, from the coding sequence ATGCTAATAACAAGTACAAATATACACAGCAAGCATTATACCTTTAGTGATATGGCACTAAGTTTTGGAAACTTTGATCTTGACCCAGATTCCCAGCTTATGACTGGAGTGACCGATTTTACATACCAAGAAGACTTACAACTGGACTGCGAAAAACAAATTCCTTTGAAGCACAGATTGGCTAGGCATATGAGAactcaaaatggaaaaaaatactaTGAATGTGAAGAATGCAAAAAGAAGTTATCTTCGAAGTTCAACTTGGCTGTGCATATGAGAATTCACAGTGGAGAAAAACCATttgaatgtgaaacatgcaaaattaaattttctagaaAGTCCATTTTGGCTAGTCATATGAGAACCCATACtggtgaaaaaccatatgaatgtgaaacatgcaaaagtaaattttctagAAAGTCCCATGTGGCTGTGCATATGAGAATTCACAGTggagaaaaaccatatgaatgtgaaaaatgcaaaaagaaattttctaccaAGTCCTATTTGGCTAGTCATATGAGAACCCATACTGatgaaaaaccatatgaatgtgacgtatgcaaaaagaaattgtcTTCAAAGTCTGTTTTGACTGGGCATATGAGAACGCACACtggtgaaaaaccatatgaatgtgaaacatgcaaaagtaaattttctagAAAGTCCCATTTGGCTGTGCATATGAGAATTCACAGTGGAGAAAAACTatatgaatgtgaaacatgcaaaaagaaattttccacCAAGTCCATTTTGGCTAGTCATATGAGAACCCATACtggtgaaaaaccatatgaatgtgacatatgcaaaaagaaattgtcTTCACAGTTTGCTTTGACTGACCATAGGAGAACGCACACTGGTGAAAAACCCTATGGATGTGAAATAtgcaaaatggaattttctatCAAGTCCAGTTTGCCTAAGCATATGAAAACTCACAATGGAGAAAAACCCTATGAATGCGAagcatgcaaaaagaaattttctaccaAGTCCCATTTGGCTGTGCATATGAGATTTCACAGTggagaaaaaccatatgaatgtgcAACATgcaaaaaggaattttctaGTAAGTCCTATTTGGCTCTGCATATGAGAATTCACAGTggagaaaaaccatatgaatgtgaaacatgcaaaaagaaattttctagcAAGTCCTATTTGGCTAGACATATGAGAACCCATGACCCTATGGATGTGAAACAAACCCTTTGgatgtga